GTGACAAATTTTTCAATTTCCACAGCAGGCGTTTGCTGAATATCTAAGCATCCGCAGCCAAACTTCTAAAAGGCTTTGGTAAGACTCGGTAGATATGTTGGAAGCTAAATCAGAACTCACCAGATATCCATTAGGAAGAAGACGTGCGGCGATTTCGCGAAAGAAGTCGCGCCGTTCGGACTGCTGCATAAAAAAATGAGAAACCAAAAGGCAGGTTGCTGCACCGAAAGAGTCCGATGTGGGGAGGGAGTTGAGATAACCTTCGTGGAAAGTGCAACGTGATGCGATCCCACAAGCTTCAGCTTTCTGGCGACAGATGTCCAGCATCGGTGCCGCCGGCTCTACTGCGATAAACTGCCATCGCGGAAATGTTTGGGCGAGGTCAATCAATTCTGCGCCAGTTCCCACGCCGACGCAGAGAATCCGTGCATCGTCAGGAAGTTCAGAAAGCACAATGCGGATAAACAAGTGAAGTGCATCGCGTATGGGAGCCAATTTAGCGAACTGCTTATCATAGGAAGAAGCGCGTTCTTGGTCAAAAACAATAGACGGCTTTTGATTTTTCATCTCGAATCAATCTATCAAAGTCTTTGGGTGCTCTTTACAAAATAGATCGTCGCATTGAAACGACTCCGAGCGATCGCTTGAAGGCAGTCTACCATCGCACTGGGTTATCTGTGTATGATCGCACTCCTTTCCCCCAAAACTAAACGTTTTTTTTGGCCAATTAAACGATAAGATTTAAATCACCAAATTCATGCCAAAGATATTGTTTTTGCACGGCTTCTTCATATGAATCTCGAATTTTATCGGCGCTTAAGAAAGCAGTCAACAAGTCGAGATGGCTAGCCTCTGGTTCGTGCATTCCAGTTAGTAAACCATTCACGGTTTTCAGCCTGTGATTGGCTGTAATATGCAGTCGCGTGTAGCCGTGTTTTGCTTTAACTTTTCCCGTTTCGTCTGCTACTGATTCTAACGCCCGCACGACTGTAGTTCCCACAGCAATGACTCGTCCACCATTGAAGTGTGTTTGGTTAATCTTTTGGGCTGCTGACTCGCTAATCAGGTATTCTTCTTCTGAGGCTGGGTGTTGAGCGTCAAGAGCATCGTCCATATAAGAAGAAAGCCCCGTGTGAAGTACAATATAAGCTGTGTTTACACCCTGACGCTTCAGATCTAAGAGCAACTTCCAGGTAAAAGCGCGACCTGCTGATGGCATCTCCGCGCTCCCTGGTTCTTTAGCATAGACTGTCTGGTAATAATCTAGCTCCCAAGGGGCAGAAACATACTCATAGCGAACTGGTCGCCCCAAACGATAAAGTAAATCCATCAACTCTGTACCCGATTTGGAGAAACGAAGTTTCCAAAGCCTGGGAATATTGACATCGCGCTCATAAACTGTACCTGTTAACCCTTGCTCAAAGTCAATTTTCATCCCACTGCGAAGTCCACAGGAAAAAGGATCGCCTCTTTGGCAAAACAGCAAAGCTAACCAGGAGTCATCTGGGAGATGCTGTGCTAAACGAACTTCCATACAGTCGCCTCTTGGCATTTCACAACCATTAAGGCAAGCCGGAAGCGTGCGACTAGAATTAAAAACTAGCAAATCGCCAGGACGAAGAAATTCACTGAGACGATCGAATCGCGTGTGTTCCACCTTATTGTTAATACGGTCGATTGCCATCAGCCGCACGCGATCGCGTCCAAGTCCTCGCCGTTCTGGTGGCTCTTGGGCTAAGAGTTCAATAGGAAGAGTAAAGGTAAAGGGAGTTGCCATAAGTTGTGACTTTCTAATTGCGAATTATGAATTATTCTGTCCCCAGTTTTCTTCTTGAGCTTGAAATCTCTGTCCGTTAACGTTTTGAGATTCATCTGAAGCCAGGTAGATGAACACATCCGTAACTTCTGCTGGATCGGCCCACTGAGTTGGATCTTCATCTGGCTCCGCAGCACGATGCATTGCAGTATTCATGTCCCCCGGATCGACCCAATTTACTTGCACACCACTACCTTCTAATTCAGCAGCCCAAGTTTCAGACATCCCTTCTATACCAAACTTCGAGATTCCATAGGCTCCCCAGCCCGGATATCCTCTCACCCCAGCATCACTCGTTACGTTAATAATCGAGCCACCGCTTTCGATCATTGCTGGCAAGGCTTTTTTAATTAAGAGAAATGGTGCAATCAAATTGGTGTTGATGACGCTGTGAAAGTCTTCTAAAGGATAATCCAATAGAAATGGCATTGGGGCTGGACCAATTGTTGAAGCATTATTGACTAGTACGTCGAGTTTTCCATTGAATTCATTTAAAGTTGTAGCAATCACGCGCTCAATGTCTTCAGGTCGAGCTAAATCGGCAGTAATAGTCAAGACTTTTGTTTGAAGTGCTGCTTCAGCTAAAATGCGCTTGCGTACTTCATTTGTTACACGCTCAACTTCTCCAGGTTGAGTTAGATCTGCAGTGACAACCACAACAGTTGTTTTATTTGTTTTAGGAACAACTTCTAAGACGCGATCTCGTACCTCGTTGAGGGCTTCTTCTCTTCGAGCCACAATCGCTATCCCAGAGGCTCCTTGCTGGGCATAAGCGATCGCCAGTTGCCGTCCTAATCCCTGTGACGCTCCTGTGATTAAGACGTATTTCCCTTCTAGTCTAGCCATATTCAATTCCTACCAACGAAATGTCAAGGTATTAGGATGCTGCTTTTGTTACTCTTTTTTCTAAATCATAGTCGTTATGAGTTTATTATAGCAACAAAAGTATAACGAGAAGTCACTTGCTTATCAAAAAATGTTGAGCGATCGCAATGAACAGTCTCAGACTGTAGGATACATCCACCTTTGAAATAGTTTTGTTAAACGAGGCATCACCAGATAGGTGAGCAGTGCTACAACCAGTCCGGTGGTAATGAGTTGATTGAGCAATAAGGGCAGACGAGACAAAAGCGGAGCCAACAATCGGCTGACGATCCCCAAGGTCACAAATACTCCCAGCCAGGTAATCAGTGCCATTTTGTAGCGAGGCGGTGGAGCCTTGAGTAGCTTTTCGGATAGTCTGAACCAAGTTTCCAATCCAGTCAAGGTTTGCACGTCCTCTGGTTTCTCAATCAATGGCTGCAATCGCTCAATCCAGTCACGCCGCACGTCCGACTGCATCCATTTTTTGAGATTAGTGTAGCTATCGAACCGCAGAATGGCAACGTATTCTGGATGAGTGAGATCGCGAGGTCGAATAATACTACCCCCATGTGTCCATCAAACTGCTTGGCAGCAGGAATAATGCCGTGCAGCCATTCCTCATACCCCTGCTCGCGCCCCGGACGAATCAGGTGCGAGATAATGGCAGTCACTTGATGATTTTCTTCATCTGTACCGGTTGCCACAGGCTCGTCTAACATCACATTTGTCTCCATCGGATGACTGTGCTGCCAGCAGTTTATCAACGAGCAAGCATTTAGGACAAGATTAATGCGATCGCAAAAGGAAACCAAAAAAGGTTCTCAACGTCAGTTAGCTCAAAGATTCTCTTGTCAGCTTATCAGAGGTAAATGATTATTTTCAATCCCATTACCGTTACTGCTATTAGCTATGCTCTTAGTAGTACTGCTGCAATTGGCTTTAGCACTCAAAGTCCATCCAGTTTAAGCG
This genomic interval from Scytonema hofmannii PCC 7110 contains the following:
- a CDS encoding class I SAM-dependent methyltransferase, yielding MKNQKPSIVFDQERASSYDKQFAKLAPIRDALHLFIRIVLSELPDDARILCVGVGTGAELIDLAQTFPRWQFIAVEPAAPMLDICRQKAEACGIASRCTFHEGYLNSLPTSDSFGAATCLLVSHFFMQQSERRDFFREIAARLLPNGYLVSSDLASNISTESYQSLLEVWLRMLRYSANACCGN
- a CDS encoding S-adenosylmethionine:tRNA ribosyltransferase-isomerase — translated: MATPFTFTLPIELLAQEPPERRGLGRDRVRLMAIDRINNKVEHTRFDRLSEFLRPGDLLVFNSSRTLPACLNGCEMPRGDCMEVRLAQHLPDDSWLALLFCQRGDPFSCGLRSGMKIDFEQGLTGTVYERDVNIPRLWKLRFSKSGTELMDLLYRLGRPVRYEYVSAPWELDYYQTVYAKEPGSAEMPSAGRAFTWKLLLDLKRQGVNTAYIVLHTGLSSYMDDALDAQHPASEEEYLISESAAQKINQTHFNGGRVIAVGTTVVRALESVADETGKVKAKHGYTRLHITANHRLKTVNGLLTGMHEPEASHLDLLTAFLSADKIRDSYEEAVQKQYLWHEFGDLNLIV
- a CDS encoding SDR family NAD(P)-dependent oxidoreductase codes for the protein MARLEGKYVLITGASQGLGRQLAIAYAQQGASGIAIVARREEALNEVRDRVLEVVPKTNKTTVVVVTADLTQPGEVERVTNEVRKRILAEAALQTKVLTITADLARPEDIERVIATTLNEFNGKLDVLVNNASTIGPAPMPFLLDYPLEDFHSVINTNLIAPFLLIKKALPAMIESGGSIINVTSDAGVRGYPGWGAYGISKFGIEGMSETWAAELEGSGVQVNWVDPGDMNTAMHRAAEPDEDPTQWADPAEVTDVFIYLASDESQNVNGQRFQAQEENWGQNNS